The Gemmatimonadaceae bacterium genome contains a region encoding:
- a CDS encoding cupin domain-containing protein — MTRRTLVTASTIVAAFALGLTVDHLAFAAQQQPTIKRTILQRQDDPASSKYEAVMGISEIPPGGTSGKHRHPGIELSYVLDGSVELTHAGKPPVTIKAGEATMNTLGGIHTATNRGTTPVKILTVYIVEKGKPLAEQVP; from the coding sequence ATGACCCGACGCACTCTCGTCACTGCCTCCACGATCGTCGCCGCGTTCGCGCTCGGCTTGACGGTCGACCACCTCGCGTTCGCCGCGCAGCAGCAGCCGACGATCAAGCGAACGATCCTCCAGCGGCAGGACGATCCCGCCTCGTCGAAGTACGAAGCCGTGATGGGAATCTCGGAGATTCCGCCGGGCGGAACGTCCGGAAAGCACCGGCATCCGGGCATCGAGCTCTCCTACGTTCTCGACGGCTCGGTGGAGCTCACGCACGCAGGAAAACCGCCCGTGACCATCAAGGCGGGCGAGGCGACGATGAACACGCTCGGCGGAATTCACACGGCGACGAATCGCGGTACGACGCCGGTGAAGATCCTCACCGTCTACATCGTCGAGAAGGGCAAGCCGCTCGCCGAACAGGTGCCGTAG
- a CDS encoding DinB family protein: MHPRLSELLDYIDRQAAVLQAAYSAIPADQRTVRPTPDRWSPAEVVHHVVIVEQRLVKRLQQLAEQARALPPETDTSSVFTLLDPNRIEIRNNRFKTSELGEPRDTDATRVWSDFEATRGELKNVIRAADGLALNEVSAPHPALGPLTGYGWIAFAGAHAARHAAQITEDAAIA; encoded by the coding sequence ATGCACCCACGACTCTCCGAATTACTCGACTACATCGATCGCCAGGCCGCGGTTCTGCAAGCCGCTTATTCGGCCATTCCCGCCGACCAGCGGACGGTTCGGCCGACCCCGGATCGCTGGTCACCCGCCGAGGTGGTGCATCACGTAGTGATCGTGGAGCAGCGACTGGTCAAACGGCTGCAACAGCTCGCCGAGCAGGCGCGCGCGCTTCCGCCGGAAACGGACACGTCGTCGGTCTTCACGCTGCTCGACCCGAATCGCATCGAGATCCGGAACAACCGATTCAAGACGTCGGAGCTCGGCGAACCGCGCGACACCGACGCAACTCGCGTCTGGTCCGACTTCGAGGCGACGCGCGGCGAGTTGAAGAACGTGATCCGCGCCGCGGACGGCCTCGCGTTGAACGAGGTCTCGGCGCCCCATCCGGCCCTCGGTCCGCTGACCGGTTACGGATGGATCGCGTTCGCGGGCGCGCACGCCGCGCGACACGCGGCGCAGATCACGGAAGACGCGGCGATCGCCTGA